A stretch of Microbacterium sp. 4R-513 DNA encodes these proteins:
- a CDS encoding sugar ABC transporter permease translates to MVVAIGTSTTDANQFRATVEFIGLQNYVRLFQDPAFLHALSNTVIIAALITVVPNALGLGIAILLDRAGWIFNALRAAFFVPIVLSSVVVSVTWGMILSDDGLLNSMLKNLGVADPPGWVSDPNLALYSIAGVICWQSLGVAVVLFLAGLQGIPRELLEAAEIDGAGRFARFRTVTWPLLAPVVTITVTLSLIGGFKVYDQVKVITNGGPGVGTTNTLAFDIVRYSVEAGQVGYGQAMATVMLAIIAFVSIFVLRALQRREVDL, encoded by the coding sequence ATGGTCGTCGCGATCGGCACCAGCACGACAGATGCGAACCAGTTCCGGGCGACCGTGGAGTTCATCGGTCTGCAGAACTACGTTCGGCTGTTCCAGGACCCCGCCTTCTTGCATGCTCTATCGAACACGGTGATCATCGCCGCCTTGATCACCGTCGTTCCGAATGCGCTCGGACTCGGCATCGCGATCTTGCTCGATCGCGCGGGCTGGATCTTCAATGCCCTGCGGGCGGCGTTCTTCGTGCCCATCGTCCTGTCCTCGGTGGTCGTCAGCGTCACGTGGGGCATGATTCTCAGCGACGACGGGCTGCTGAATTCGATGCTCAAGAACCTCGGAGTCGCGGATCCCCCCGGCTGGGTCTCCGATCCGAATCTGGCGTTGTATTCGATCGCGGGAGTCATCTGCTGGCAGTCTCTCGGCGTCGCGGTCGTTCTGTTCCTCGCCGGCCTGCAGGGAATACCGCGCGAGCTCCTCGAGGCTGCAGAGATCGATGGTGCGGGGCGCTTCGCCCGGTTCCGCACCGTCACGTGGCCACTCCTCGCACCTGTTGTCACCATCACCGTCACCCTCAGCCTCATCGGCGGATTCAAGGTGTATGACCAAGTCAAGGTCATCACCAACGGCGGCCCAGGCGTGGGCACGACGAACACTCTCGCATTCGACATCGTCCGCTACAGCGTAGAAGCCGGCCAAGTCGGATATGGGCAGGCGATGGCGACCGTCATGCTGGCGATCATCGCCTTCGTGTCGATCTTCGTCCTCCGCGCACTGCAGCGGCGGGAGGTGGACCTGTGA
- a CDS encoding Gfo/Idh/MocA family oxidoreductase, which translates to MAVAGAGARGFAYAEAAVSLHAPVRVVAVAEPREGQRRRFGEQFGLREDALFTDWRDLAAAPRLADIMVISLLDDQHVEAALAFAEKGYDILLEKPMATTEEDCIRIVDAVEAAGVRFAVAHVLRYTPFTLVLQDLLRQGVIGDIVNIEHLEPIGHWHFAHSFVRGNWRREDESSSLLLQKSCHDIDWLCAIVGRPLERVSSFGSLSYFRGGEPPRRRVGSLHHLRHRAQLPILGPALLSEGDL; encoded by the coding sequence ATGGCCGTCGCGGGCGCGGGCGCGCGAGGTTTCGCCTATGCCGAGGCTGCCGTGTCGCTTCACGCGCCTGTTCGAGTGGTGGCCGTGGCTGAGCCCCGCGAGGGCCAGAGGCGCCGATTCGGCGAGCAGTTCGGGCTGCGAGAAGACGCCCTCTTCACGGATTGGCGAGACCTTGCGGCCGCGCCTCGGCTGGCGGACATCATGGTTATCAGTCTTCTGGACGATCAGCACGTAGAGGCTGCTCTGGCCTTCGCCGAAAAGGGCTACGACATTCTGCTCGAGAAGCCGATGGCGACGACCGAGGAGGACTGCATCCGGATCGTCGACGCTGTCGAGGCGGCGGGCGTTCGCTTCGCGGTAGCGCACGTGCTGCGCTACACACCCTTCACCCTCGTGCTGCAGGACCTCCTGCGTCAGGGTGTCATCGGCGACATCGTCAACATCGAGCATCTCGAGCCGATCGGGCACTGGCACTTCGCCCACTCCTTCGTCCGCGGCAACTGGCGCCGCGAGGATGAGAGCAGTTCGCTTCTGCTACAGAAGTCATGCCACGACATCGACTGGCTCTGCGCCATCGTGGGCAGACCGTTGGAGAGGGTGTCCTCGTTCGGCAGCTTGTCCTACTTCCGAGGGGGAGAACCGCCCCGCAGGCGCGTCGGATCGCTGCATCACCTGCGCCATCGAGCCCAGCTGCCCATTCTCGGCCCTGCGCTTCTATCGGAGGGGGATCTCTGA
- a CDS encoding carbohydrate ABC transporter permease — MTTIAPRRRRPIDRENSYGPIRVLVGVLIALIFSVPIYLVVVNVLKPSSAIFSNPAALPAPPTLENFISVLSRSDGLFWNGLINSTQITVLSVFATIILASNCAYYLARNTGRVTQVIVVLIVVGMMIPGASIIQPIIQILLSAGLIGTIPGLIIVNVAGAMPFAILVFMGFVRSIPIELEQAAAVDGAGPFRIFWQIVFPLMRPAVATVLIFTAVGVWNDFIMPLIVLGPGSGTTVTVGLYRSVSQYTSDYGAVFAFMVLATIPILLLFLFFQRYFVKGLIAGATKG; from the coding sequence GTGACCACCATCGCTCCTCGTCGACGTCGCCCGATCGACCGCGAGAACTCCTACGGTCCGATACGCGTCCTGGTGGGTGTGCTCATCGCGCTGATCTTCTCGGTTCCCATCTACCTGGTGGTGGTGAATGTTCTCAAGCCGAGCAGCGCCATCTTCTCCAACCCGGCGGCTCTCCCGGCACCGCCGACCCTCGAGAACTTCATCTCGGTGCTGTCGCGGTCAGACGGTCTCTTCTGGAACGGACTGATCAACAGCACGCAGATCACCGTGCTCTCGGTGTTCGCGACGATCATCCTCGCGAGCAACTGCGCGTACTACCTCGCGCGCAACACCGGGCGGGTCACCCAGGTCATCGTCGTGCTGATCGTCGTCGGGATGATGATCCCCGGCGCCTCCATCATCCAGCCGATCATCCAGATCCTCCTCAGTGCCGGGCTCATCGGAACGATTCCCGGTCTGATAATCGTCAACGTCGCGGGCGCCATGCCCTTCGCGATCCTCGTGTTCATGGGCTTTGTTCGAAGCATCCCCATCGAGCTCGAGCAGGCTGCCGCCGTCGACGGCGCCGGACCATTCCGCATCTTCTGGCAGATCGTGTTCCCGCTCATGCGCCCGGCCGTCGCGACGGTGCTCATCTTCACAGCGGTCGGTGTCTGGAACGACTTCATCATGCCGCTGATCGTTCTGGGGCCGGGCAGCGGGACGACTGTCACGGTCGGTCTGTACCGCTCAGTGAGCCAATACACGTCCGACTACGGAGCGGTGTTCGCATTCATGGTGCTGGCCACGATCCCGATTCTGCTGCTGTTCCTCTTCTTCCAGCGCTACTTCGTCAAGGGTCTGATCGCAGGGGCGACAAAGGGATGA
- a CDS encoding Gfo/Idh/MocA family oxidoreductase — MARVMAGELTSEAVERALEFGPYGRCVWASDNDVVDHQVVQMQFEGDVLVSFTLTALSEGSHRKTRIFGTKGQITADGQMIDIFDFMTGTTRRIDTDAMGHAAADGHAGGDIGLVRAFVESIRSGEPTELASGARESLASHRVVFAAERARRTGTIVQFESQPAVSFAL; from the coding sequence ATGGCCCGGGTCATGGCCGGGGAGTTGACGTCCGAGGCCGTCGAGCGCGCACTGGAGTTCGGTCCCTACGGCCGATGCGTCTGGGCGAGCGACAACGACGTGGTCGACCACCAGGTGGTGCAGATGCAGTTCGAAGGAGATGTCCTCGTGAGCTTCACCCTCACGGCACTCTCCGAAGGTTCTCACCGCAAGACCCGCATCTTCGGGACGAAGGGCCAGATCACGGCGGACGGTCAGATGATCGACATCTTCGACTTCATGACGGGGACCACCAGACGGATCGATACCGACGCGATGGGGCACGCGGCGGCCGACGGGCACGCGGGTGGCGACATCGGTCTCGTCCGGGCGTTCGTCGAGTCCATCCGAAGTGGAGAGCCAACCGAGCTCGCAAGCGGCGCGCGCGAGAGCCTCGCGAGTCACCGCGTCGTGTTCGCGGCCGAACGCGCCCGCCGGACGGGTACGATCGTGCAGTTCGAGAGCCAGCCCGCGGTCTCATTCGCGCTCTGA